One genomic segment of Clostridium saccharoperbutylacetonicum N1-4(HMT) includes these proteins:
- a CDS encoding ATP-binding protein yields MISKIKITAKTKLCLRNTILFSILISVSAQIYIYPFSSRFVLGLGVVAIGFVLAITERSYPLVIGIISGILTTLIRSFGLAWASYSYSLEVVIQFAPAAIFYFAYGMLGTIFPLYKQNKSILRLYFSLLGFDVICNLIEISVRSMISLDAIKIIVFTAIIRAFVQCMIFLIYNYQKLYIKKSEHQKRYAELNLMVSKIYAEAFYLQKSTNDLNNVMKEAYNLYEMTKGEAQVSTKALSIAQNAHEIRKNNDRVLKGINALVENVEKTEYMSVSEIFSIISDNTKRQIESINPNIFIEFKLEKDIYIRRYYDVFAILNNLIINAIEACDDKSTISVIGEISEKELALIVCDNGTGIEEDVLPYIFNIGFSTKFNQDTGAMSTGIGLCHVKNLIDDLGGSIEVKSQVSMGTKFIVKIPIVKL; encoded by the coding sequence ATGATAAGTAAAATTAAGATAACAGCAAAAACTAAACTTTGTTTGAGAAATACTATATTATTTTCTATTTTGATCAGTGTTTCTGCTCAAATATATATTTACCCATTTAGCAGTCGATTTGTTTTAGGCCTTGGGGTAGTTGCAATTGGTTTTGTGCTTGCAATTACAGAGCGTTCTTATCCATTAGTAATAGGAATAATCAGCGGGATTCTAACTACACTTATTCGAAGTTTTGGTTTAGCATGGGCTTCTTATAGCTATTCATTGGAAGTGGTAATACAATTTGCTCCAGCAGCTATATTTTATTTTGCTTATGGAATGTTAGGAACAATATTTCCGCTATATAAGCAGAATAAATCAATACTACGTTTATATTTTTCGTTATTAGGTTTTGATGTAATATGTAACCTTATAGAGATATCGGTTAGAAGCATGATTTCCTTAGATGCTATTAAGATAATAGTATTTACTGCAATTATACGTGCTTTTGTACAATGTATGATTTTTTTAATATACAATTATCAAAAGTTATATATTAAAAAATCAGAACACCAGAAACGTTACGCGGAATTAAATTTAATGGTTTCAAAGATATATGCAGAAGCATTTTATTTACAAAAATCTACTAATGACTTAAATAATGTTATGAAGGAAGCTTATAATTTGTATGAAATGACTAAAGGTGAAGCACAAGTTTCAACTAAAGCTTTATCTATAGCGCAAAATGCTCATGAAATTAGAAAAAATAATGATCGCGTGCTTAAAGGTATTAATGCATTGGTGGAGAACGTTGAGAAAACTGAATATATGTCAGTCTCAGAAATTTTCTCCATAATATCGGATAACACTAAAAGACAAATAGAAAGTATAAATCCTAATATTTTCATAGAATTCAAATTAGAAAAAGATATCTATATAAGAAGGTATTATGATGTATTTGCAATCTTGAATAATTTGATTATTAATGCAATTGAAGCATGTGATGATAAGAGTACGATTAGTGTAATCGGTGAAATATCAGAAAAAGAACTTGCACTTATAGTTTGTGATAATGGGACAGGCATTGAGGAAGATGTATTACCATATATTTTTAATATTGGATTTTCCACTAAATTTAATCAGGATACTGGAGCTATGTCTACAGGAATAGGACTGTGTCATGTAAAAAATCTCATTGATGATTTAGGTGGTTCAATAGAAGTAAAAAGTCAGGTTAGTATGGGAACAAAGTTTATTGTTAAGATACCAATTGTAAAGTTGTAG
- a CDS encoding response regulator produces METTFIVIDDDIAICKILEQTIKKNQLGRVLSILTTGKNAKDVILKINPDIVLIDLLLPEVDGIEIVKNIIWSGYKGKVIMISQVEEGEMISNAYKSGILFYINKPINMIETISVITNVKKQVELEKSISMIKSVVFQENIEKNQSAKKESEDSLEDKLMSIFSDINIVGTAGVDELKLVILNIVSKKQVSPSKPYQLKGVYMDVARELYGDMLASINCKSMEQRIRRTITKAMTSLASFGIENEENSLYKEYAYSLFDIKQVKQEIKHLKHPSFIQGKINTKKFIEGILIKILN; encoded by the coding sequence ATGGAAACAACATTTATAGTTATTGATGATGATATAGCAATATGTAAGATTTTAGAGCAAACTATTAAGAAAAATCAATTAGGCAGGGTATTATCAATATTGACAACAGGAAAAAATGCAAAGGATGTTATTTTAAAAATTAATCCTGATATTGTACTAATTGATTTATTATTACCAGAAGTTGATGGTATTGAAATTGTAAAGAATATTATTTGGAGTGGATATAAGGGGAAAGTTATAATGATATCTCAAGTTGAAGAGGGAGAAATGATTTCAAATGCATATAAGAGCGGGATACTTTTTTATATAAATAAACCTATAAATATGATTGAAACAATAAGTGTAATTACTAATGTGAAAAAGCAAGTTGAATTAGAAAAGTCCATTTCTATGATTAAGAGTGTAGTTTTCCAAGAAAATATTGAAAAAAATCAAAGTGCAAAAAAGGAATCAGAAGATTCATTAGAAGATAAATTAATGAGTATTTTTTCAGATATAAATATTGTAGGCACTGCAGGAGTAGATGAACTTAAGCTTGTTATATTGAATATAGTGAGTAAAAAACAAGTTAGTCCATCAAAGCCTTACCAACTTAAAGGAGTATATATGGACGTTGCAAGAGAGCTATATGGGGATATGTTAGCTTCTATTAATTGCAAATCTATGGAGCAGCGTATTAGAAGAACTATTACTAAGGCAATGACTTCATTAGCCAGTTTTGGAATTGAAAATGAAGAGAACAGTTTATATAAAGAATATGCATACTCCCTATTTGATATTAAGCAGGTGAAGCAAGAAATTAAACATTTGAAACATCCATCTTTTATTCAAGGAAAAATTAATACCAAAAAGTTTATAGAAGGAATATTGATTAAGATATTAAATTAA
- a CDS encoding acetolactate synthase large subunit, with protein sequence MEENSRGKEKVSLNTAQLLVKCLEEEGVKYIFGIPGEENLEVMNAINDSSIKFITTRHEQGAAFMADIYGRLTGKAGVCLATLGPGATNLVTGVADAHSDGAPLVAITGQVGTERMHITSHQFLDLCKMFEPITKRTKMIVRPNTVNEIVRIAFKYAESEKPGACHIDLPVNIAKMPVEECEKPLIKKIPPKELAELDTIEEAAAAIFKAKNPIILAGSSAVRGQASEALTKFATDLKIPVVMTMMSKGIIPCDNPYSIATIGIPQKDYVNKLIEKADMVIAVGYDIVEYAPSKWNPKGDIEIIHIDTRSAHINKLYQTKVEVIGDISDSLLKVARRTSRKDEPKYALDIKEKLEMENESYSKDMSFPMKPQKILADVRTVMGAEDIVVSDVGAHKMWIARHYNCYKPNTCIISNGFATMGIGVPGAVAAKLINPDKKVLAITGDGGFMMNSQEIETAIRIGTPFVTLIFNDSNYGLIKWKQLEQYGKSCYVDFTNPDFVKLAEGMNAKGYRIEKAEDLIPTLEEAFKQTVPVIIDCPVDYGENIRLTERLKEIYASDN encoded by the coding sequence ATGGAAGAGAATAGCAGAGGAAAAGAAAAAGTAAGCTTAAATACTGCACAGCTATTAGTCAAATGTTTAGAAGAAGAAGGCGTTAAATATATTTTTGGTATCCCAGGTGAGGAAAATCTGGAAGTCATGAATGCAATTAATGATTCATCTATTAAATTCATTACAACTAGGCATGAACAGGGTGCAGCATTTATGGCAGATATATATGGCAGGCTAACAGGAAAAGCAGGAGTATGCTTAGCTACTTTAGGGCCAGGGGCAACTAATTTGGTTACTGGGGTTGCAGATGCTCATAGTGATGGAGCGCCACTTGTTGCAATTACTGGTCAGGTTGGAACTGAAAGGATGCACATTACTTCACACCAATTCTTAGATTTATGTAAGATGTTTGAACCAATTACAAAGAGAACAAAGATGATAGTTCGACCTAATACAGTAAATGAAATTGTAAGAATTGCTTTTAAATATGCAGAAAGTGAAAAGCCAGGTGCATGTCATATAGATTTACCTGTTAATATAGCTAAGATGCCAGTTGAAGAGTGTGAAAAGCCATTAATAAAAAAAATACCACCAAAGGAACTAGCGGAACTTGATACTATTGAAGAAGCTGCTGCTGCAATATTTAAAGCAAAGAATCCTATAATATTGGCTGGAAGCAGTGCAGTTAGAGGACAAGCTAGTGAAGCATTAACTAAATTTGCAACAGATTTAAAGATTCCCGTTGTCATGACGATGATGTCAAAAGGAATTATCCCTTGTGATAATCCTTATTCTATAGCAACTATCGGTATTCCGCAAAAGGATTATGTAAATAAATTAATTGAGAAGGCAGACATGGTGATAGCAGTTGGATACGATATTGTTGAATATGCACCGTCAAAGTGGAATCCTAAAGGGGATATAGAAATCATACACATTGACACAAGGTCAGCACACATTAATAAATTGTATCAAACAAAAGTAGAAGTAATTGGTGATATTTCAGATTCACTTTTGAAGGTTGCAAGAAGAACTTCTAGAAAAGATGAGCCTAAATATGCTTTAGACATTAAGGAAAAACTTGAAATGGAAAATGAAAGCTATTCAAAGGACATGTCATTTCCTATGAAGCCACAAAAAATATTGGCAGATGTAAGAACAGTTATGGGAGCAGAGGATATTGTAGTTTCAGATGTAGGGGCACATAAAATGTGGATAGCACGACATTACAACTGTTATAAACCAAATACTTGCATAATATCTAATGGGTTTGCAACTATGGGAATTGGGGTACCAGGTGCAGTTGCAGCAAAATTAATAAATCCAGATAAGAAGGTGCTTGCAATTACTGGGGATGGAGGCTTTATGATGAATTCTCAAGAAATTGAAACAGCTATTCGTATAGGAACTCCATTTGTAACTCTAATCTTTAATGATAGCAACTATGGACTTATAAAATGGAAGCAACTTGAACAATATGGTAAGAGCTGCTATGTGGATTTCACTAATCCGGATTTTGTGAAATTAGCAGAAGGTATGAATGCTAAGGGATATCGTATTGAAAAGGCTGAAGATTTAATACCAACACTAGAAGAGGCATTTAAGCAAACTGTTCCAGTTATTATTGATTGTCCAGTTGATTATGGTGAAAACATACGATTAACTGAACGCTTAAAAGAAATTTATGCTAGTGATAATTAA
- a CDS encoding amino acid ABC transporter ATP-binding protein — protein MIKLDNIVKNFGDVHVLKNVSLTVEEGEKLVVIGPSGSGKSTLIRCMNYLEEPTSGKVTVDECDLSLKKELAKVRQSTAMVFQQFNLYPHMTVLENLTLAPIKLQNVSKKDAEESGLKYLEKVGLEEKANAYPSQLSGGQQQRVAIARALNMHPKIMLFDEPTSALDPEMIQEVLDVLVGLSKENITMVVVTHEMGFAKQVADRIVFMDGGQIIEEGTPDEFFSNPKNERARSFLNKVIR, from the coding sequence ATGATTAAATTAGATAATATAGTTAAAAATTTTGGGGATGTTCATGTATTGAAGAATGTTAGTTTAACAGTGGAGGAAGGGGAAAAACTGGTTGTTATAGGGCCAAGTGGATCTGGTAAATCAACACTCATAAGATGTATGAACTATTTAGAAGAACCTACATCAGGAAAAGTTACTGTAGATGAGTGTGATTTAAGCTTAAAGAAAGAATTGGCTAAGGTGAGGCAATCAACTGCAATGGTTTTTCAACAATTTAATTTATATCCACACATGACAGTATTAGAGAATCTAACACTGGCACCAATAAAACTTCAAAATGTGAGTAAGAAGGATGCAGAAGAATCTGGATTGAAGTATTTAGAAAAAGTAGGACTAGAGGAAAAGGCAAATGCCTATCCAAGTCAATTATCAGGAGGTCAGCAGCAAAGGGTAGCAATAGCAAGAGCACTTAATATGCATCCAAAGATAATGTTATTTGATGAGCCTACATCAGCATTAGATCCAGAAATGATTCAAGAAGTCTTGGATGTTTTAGTGGGATTATCAAAGGAAAATATAACAATGGTGGTTGTAACTCATGAAATGGGATTTGCAAAGCAAGTAGCAGATAGAATTGTGTTTATGGATGGAGGTCAAATAATAGAAGAAGGAACTCCAGATGAATTTTTTTCAAATCCAAAGAATGAAAGAGCAAGAAGTTTTTTAAACAAAGTAATAAGATAA
- a CDS encoding transporter substrate-binding domain-containing protein, translating into MKLKKVFLALGLGMCIMMSGCSSAQTASSSGGSSSEAKEIQAIKDRGVLKVGVKVDVPKYGYKNPQSGQIEGFEIDLSKAVAKKLLGDENKVEFQGVTAKTRGPLLDNGEVDMVAATFTITDERKKSYNFSDSYIKDGVGLLVKKSLGAKSLKDLNGKTIGVAQSSTTKAALEDEAKKQGITLKYSELGGYPELKAALDSGRIDCSAVDASILNGYVDDSTVILDDRYNPQEYGIASKKDNTELAKVINGVVNDMKSSGEMDKLIAKWEIK; encoded by the coding sequence ATGAAATTGAAAAAGGTATTTTTAGCATTAGGATTAGGAATGTGTATTATGATGTCAGGCTGCAGCTCAGCACAAACAGCAAGCAGTTCAGGGGGAAGTAGCTCTGAAGCAAAAGAGATACAAGCAATAAAAGATAGAGGGGTACTTAAAGTTGGGGTAAAAGTCGACGTACCTAAATATGGATATAAAAATCCTCAAAGTGGGCAAATTGAAGGTTTTGAAATTGATTTGTCAAAAGCAGTAGCAAAGAAATTATTAGGTGATGAAAACAAAGTTGAATTTCAAGGGGTTACAGCTAAGACAAGAGGTCCACTTCTTGATAATGGCGAAGTAGATATGGTTGCAGCGACATTTACTATTACAGATGAAAGAAAGAAAAGTTATAATTTCTCAGACTCTTATATAAAAGATGGAGTTGGATTACTTGTTAAAAAGAGTCTTGGAGCAAAATCATTAAAAGATTTAAATGGAAAAACTATAGGTGTGGCTCAAAGCTCTACAACTAAAGCGGCTCTAGAAGATGAAGCAAAGAAGCAAGGCATCACCCTTAAATATTCTGAACTTGGTGGCTATCCAGAACTTAAGGCAGCATTAGATTCAGGAAGAATTGATTGTTCTGCAGTTGATGCATCTATTTTAAATGGGTATGTAGATGATTCAACAGTGATTTTAGATGATAGATATAATCCTCAAGAATATGGTATTGCAAGTAAAAAAGATAATACTGAACTTGCTAAAGTTATAAATGGCGTAGTAAATGATATGAAATCTTCTGGTGAAATGGATAAATTAATTGCAAAGTGGGAAATTAAGTAA
- a CDS encoding amino acid ABC transporter permease — MNGPFSLFKWEALFKDFSIFIEGFITTLEVSILGLMLALILGVIFGMLSTSKIKFFKIISRIYVEIIQNTPLVIQVFFLFNGLPYVKIVLPVFLIGVLGVGVYHGAYISEVVRTGIISIPKGQFEAAKSQGFSHIQTMRYIILPQTVKIIIPPLANQLVNLIKNTSILAMIAGGDLMYTADSWSSSNMYYGPAYVITGVLYFILCYPLAMFSRKLELREKKKSSINIEKSMAAQTIAAEGGL; from the coding sequence ATGAATGGACCTTTTTCGTTATTTAAATGGGAAGCACTTTTTAAAGACTTTAGCATATTCATTGAGGGATTTATAACAACACTTGAAGTATCAATATTAGGGCTTATGCTGGCCCTAATACTTGGAGTCATTTTTGGAATGCTATCTACAAGTAAAATCAAATTTTTTAAAATTATAAGTAGAATATATGTTGAGATAATTCAAAATACGCCCCTTGTAATTCAAGTATTCTTCTTATTTAATGGTTTGCCATATGTAAAAATAGTATTGCCAGTGTTCCTTATAGGAGTACTTGGAGTAGGGGTATATCATGGAGCATATATATCTGAGGTTGTAAGAACTGGTATAATATCAATACCAAAGGGACAGTTTGAGGCTGCAAAATCACAAGGTTTTTCACACATTCAAACAATGAGATATATAATATTACCACAGACAGTAAAGATAATAATACCGCCACTTGCAAATCAGTTAGTAAATCTAATAAAGAATACATCTATATTAGCAATGATTGCAGGAGGAGACTTAATGTATACAGCTGATTCATGGTCAAGTTCAAATATGTACTATGGACCAGCATATGTGATAACAGGTGTACTTTATTTTATATTGTGTTATCCACTTGCAATGTTTTCAAGGAAACTTGAGCTAAGGGAAAAAAAGAAATCGTCAATTAATATTGAAAAATCTATGGCTGCACAAACTATTGCAGCGGAAGGAGGGCTATAA